In Strigops habroptila isolate Jane chromosome 14, bStrHab1.2.pri, whole genome shotgun sequence, one genomic interval encodes:
- the NOG gene encoding noggin: MDHSQCLVTIYAVVVLLGLRLEQGACQHYLHIRPAPSDNLPLVDLIEHPDPIFDPKEKDLNETLLRNLMGGHFDPNFMAVSLPEDRLGVDDLAELDLLLRQRPSGAMPSEIKGLEFYDGLQPGKKHRLSKKLRRKLQMWLWSQTFCPVLYTWNDLGSRFWPRYVKVGSCYSKRSCSVPEGMVCKPAKSVHLTILRWRCQRRGGQRCTWIPIQYPIIAECKCSC; this comes from the coding sequence ATGGATCATTCCCAGTGCCTTGTGACTATATACGCCGTGGTGGTTCTGCTGGGTCTCCGGCTGGAGCAGGGCGCCTGCCAGCACTATCTGCACATCCGACCGGCTCCTAGCGACAACTTGCCCTTGGTGGATCTAATCGAGCACCCGGACCCTATCTTTGACCCCAAGGAGAAGGATCTTAACGAGACCTTGCTAAGGAACCTCATGGGCGGACACTTCGACCCTAACTTTATGGCTGTTTCCTTGCCCGAGGACCGGCTCGGAGTGGACGATCTAGCTGAGCTGGACTTGCTGCTCAGGCAGAGACCCTCGGGAGCGATGCCCAGCGAAATCAAAGGGCTGGAGTTTTACGACGGGCTGCAGCCGGGCAAGAAGCACAGGCTGAGCAAGAAGCTCCGCAGGAAGCTGCAGATGTGGCTCTGGTCCCAGACCTTCTGCCCGGTCCTATACACGTGGAACGATCTCGGCAGCCGCTTTTGGCCCCGGTACGTCAAAGTGGGCAGCTGCTACAGTAAACGGTCTTGTTCAGTCCCAGAAGGCATGGTCTGCAAACCTGCCAAGTCCGTGCATCTGACGATCCTGAGGTGGCGGTGCCAGCGCCGGGGCGGGCAGCGGTGCACATGGATCCCGATCCAGTATCCCATCATCGCGGAGTGCAAGTGCTCCTGCTAG